The following proteins come from a genomic window of Kocuria palustris:
- a CDS encoding acyl-CoA thioesterase translates to MLQLADGGGARTHEDIFVGRTLSAMRRAVYGGQVLAQSVIAAGRTVEEPSRRIHSMHAYFLRAGDIDEPITFGVERMRDGRSFSTRRVHAYQSGSTIFSGICSFQEPAEGLEHQDRMPQGMPDPESLPTAETLLEGVPLSAARSVIERPFDIRYITQPIYLAPDEDRQPFNAVWVRTHSRLPDDPQLHQAALAYVSDYVMLEPALRRHGRVWTQKGMSVASLDHAMWWHRPARADEWLLYVQSSPSASGARALGEGRMFDRDGNLVATTMQEGMMRLPEFAD, encoded by the coding sequence ATGCTCCAGCTGGCCGATGGCGGCGGGGCCCGCACCCACGAGGACATCTTCGTGGGACGCACCCTGTCGGCCATGCGCCGGGCCGTCTACGGCGGCCAGGTGCTGGCGCAGTCCGTGATCGCGGCGGGGAGGACGGTCGAGGAGCCGTCGCGGCGCATCCACTCGATGCACGCCTACTTCCTGCGCGCCGGAGACATCGACGAGCCGATCACGTTCGGTGTGGAGCGCATGCGCGACGGCCGCTCGTTCTCCACCCGGCGCGTGCATGCCTACCAGTCCGGCAGCACGATCTTCTCCGGGATCTGCTCGTTCCAGGAGCCCGCCGAGGGCCTGGAGCACCAGGACCGGATGCCGCAGGGCATGCCGGATCCGGAGTCCCTGCCCACCGCCGAGACGCTGCTGGAGGGCGTGCCGCTGTCGGCGGCCCGCTCGGTGATCGAGCGCCCGTTCGACATCCGCTACATCACCCAGCCGATCTACCTGGCCCCGGATGAGGACCGCCAGCCGTTCAACGCGGTGTGGGTGCGCACCCACAGCCGCCTGCCCGATGACCCTCAGCTGCACCAGGCCGCACTGGCCTACGTCTCCGACTACGTGATGCTCGAGCCCGCGCTGCGCCGCCACGGCAGGGTGTGGACCCAGAAGGGCATGTCCGTGGCCTCGCTGGATCACGCCATGTGGTGGCATCGCCCGGCTCGCGCCGACGAATGGCTGCTCTACGTGCAGAGCTCCCCGTCGGCCTCCGGGGCCCGCGCGCTCGGTGAGGGCCGCATGTTCGACCGCGATGGGAACCTGGTGGCCACCACCATGCAGGAGGGCATGATGCGCCTGCCCGAGTTCGCGGACTGA